The genomic stretch ctagtattaattaattatatcTACCACTACAGTTTTTACTGATTGCAAAAACCACTTACATTTGTTTCTGGTTATAGAGGTTAATGgttatttttgttattcACTTATAATAAAAGTACTTTACCTCCTATTTTTAGTCTCTTCTCAATTTATTCTTGATTAATTAATCGCAAGTTTACAATTTCTTGGCAATGGTAACTGCCAAACGTTTGACGTAAGATAGGGGGAAATCGCACATAAAATGAGAAGTTTGGAACAATGATTGTGAAGAAAAGGATGACTGTCgatttttttctgtttgtCCATCAGCCTTACCAGTCTCCTTTTTATTTAGGTCATAGCACCTAATTTGAATTGTGGCAAATGAATAACTTGCACAAAAATGAGTTGCTAATTTGCTAAATATAGAACATTTGagatcaatttcaaatatacGTGTCCTAAAAATCCCTAAACGTTTTTTATTACATAAGAAGAGTTTTAACATTAAACAGTAATCTATACATTACACAACCTAACCTTTTCGATGGTTTTTTCAGGTAATGCTCTcttatttgattgaaatagATACCATGGCATAGAATAGTTTTTACAGTATATGTTCAGACATGTGCACTAAAATGAACTGGACAATTAATTCAACTATCTCCATTTATGCAGGAGATAGACTCAATTAAGGTATGCCAGACAAGGCTGTAGAATTAAGAATATGCTGCTCGGGTTAAATTATGGAATATGGTCTCATTGATAGTTTCAAGCATTTCTGAACGCAATGACACAagtattcaaaaaaaacatataTAATACAGATAATTTGCAATAGtaacaattgtttttttagttGTATTATAACTTACTACAATGAGTACCGCTAGAGTTTATATTGGTGTTTTTTTCAGGTTTTTCCAGTTTGTTGGAAATGTGGGATGTTTTGCTACCAGTGTAAATACATTACGCCCTTACAATGCTTTTATATTAACTGTCACGGTGTTGAATTTCATTTACAATTGCTATATTTGGTTTGGTGTGCCAATTATTGGGGGCTTGAAAGCCTACAACGGAATTTTGTTAGGAGGAGAAATCtcgtttttctttttgtacATTGGGAGTTCTATGTTCCAAGCCTTCGCCGGTTACACCGACGATTGGACTGAAGatgattttggtttttcttttaatccCTATTGTTACTATGCAAGTTGGGCTATTGGCGTTATTTGTGCTGCACTTTACATCATTACATTTATAATGTACGTATGTTGGGGTCTCATTCCTGCTTCTAGGTATGGCTTTTCGACAGGGTTCTGTGAAAGGCCGCCATTCAAATTTGGCTGCCTAGTGTTTGACAAATCCCAAGTTGATCATAATTGTGAGGATAATAACGATATTGATTTGGAATCAATGCAGCATAGCACAAGTAATAATACTGGAACCAAACAAAATGAAGttgaaaaacaagaatCAATTGTGTTCTAAATATTAACTTTGATGTAATGTGgataatatatataattaattGTGAATTTTTGTAGCTGGGCTAATTGTGtactttttttaaaaagatATATCATGCCTCAAGTTTACTTGTGGTCCTTGGATTGCTTTTGGGATCTGTTCATATTCATAATGTAATAGAAAAATTGGTTGTACCCGTTGTTTCGGTTTTTATCTACTGATCGgttttcaacaattattCGATAAAATCTCTATctaaaaattgtttctcATAAATTTGCAACATCCCTGATGGTATACTAGATAAAAGTCTGAACAACCGTTAACCATTATTAATGCCCAATTTTTTCTATAATTTTACCATAATTGAGTATACTCAACAAAGAGTACATGCTAGTGCTGTTAGCTATTTTTTGTAACTCAAgccaaaaataattttgtcaTGTAGTTTGTCTAAGCGATAACGATAAGGAAATTGTAGTGACACACGACGACGACCAGCACCCACGCGatttataaacaattgttATATCCCCCaggtttttttattgtatcCACCTGTCCAcgtttcttcttcctttaAAAACACACCTAGAGAGTATCAGAAATTGCGATATAGAAAATAAACATAATGGTAATCAAAATGAAGTATAGTATTTTGGCAATTCTAGCACATTTGCTCACCAATATCAAAGCTACTCAAGAAGTATTCACTTTATCTGACCTTCCACCCGACTCGTGCCCCATTGATTCACCAATCTCATGTTCAAAAAATGCAcaagaattagaaaatgtcaatagttgttgttatgAATCCCCAGCAGGAGTTATTTTGTTAACACAGTTTTGGGACTATAATCCAGCAACTGGGCCAGACAATTTGTTTACTCAACATGGATTATGGGGTAACATGTGCTCCTATGGATATCCACAATTTTGTGATCCTTCGTTGGAAATTAACCCCAATGGTGAAATTATACGATCAATTATAGTCGATCAGTTTGGTGACGAAGAATTATACAATAATATGAGTTATTCTTGGAAAGATTACCATGGTAAAGATAGTTCCTTTTGGGCTCATGAATATAATAAACATGGTACTTGTTTCAGTACAATTAAGCCATCATGTTATTTATCGAACACTCCtaaaaaccaaaatttaTATGATTTTTTCAGAATTGCCATTGGTTTGTTTAACAAATTGCCTACTTATGATTGGTTGGCTGAAGCTGGAATTGTGCCAACCAATTCGAAAACATATAGTTTATCAGAGATTCAGTCTGcattaaatgataaatttggaGCTAATGTCTTTATCAAATGCGATTATAATCATGCAATCAATGAGATTTGGTATTATCATCATGTCAAGGGATCTTTATTGCAACATAATTTCCTCCCCATCGATTCAGTGGCTCACACTAATTGTCCATCAACTGGAATTAAGTACCCGCCAAAGGGTAAAGTAGCTCATCCAACATTAACCacgaaaacaacaacaggtACTTCTACTACCATACATAACCCCACGGGTATTCCTGCAAGATCTTATGTTCATTTGTCAGGGAAATCTGGGTGTCTTATCAGCAATGGTAAATGGTACACTTCAGGAACTTGTGCCACCTATCATTTCAAGAAAACAATCGATGActcaaatattgaaattagatCTTCTAAAGGAATTTGTGGTATCAATGGCAATGAGGAATTTACTTGTAGTCGTGCTGTCAGTGGTGGCACAGATTTCCAAATCAAAGATGGGAAAATCGGATATCaagataaatttgattggtGTTTTGGAAGCACCACTGGATCTGGTTCAACAGCTCAAACTAGTGTTAAATTGGCAGACGGATCTTGTGATTCTTTCCAATTGTTAATCTAGAATTAGAAAACATGGCATAGCCAAAggaattcaaaaaaaaatagaacaCGATTATATCAACCGAATAGTCTTCAAAATAAGTACCCACAATTACACaacctttttcttttttttttttttaatcgTTGAAGATCTATattggtaaaaaaaatatatacatacataATTATCTACCGTTgtattaaaacaaaatgtaaaaaaaatataaattgaaattttagtCATAAACCCATGtaattaataatagtatccaataaaaataccaattgaatgaatataaaatccattaataataataataaaaaaaatgcagTTGATGCAATGTCATtaaaaataccaaaaacaaaacaaaaaagataaagtcaaaatcaaaactcaAAGGTAAGTAAACATAATCATCAAACCTTTTTAAGTTTTAAATTAGACGATTGTCAATAAAATGAcagaagaaattaaaagtaAACCTAGCAAAGACTAAACGCAACACTTAGTATCTGTAGATGTCAGCCTTGTATGGACCTTCTTCTGGGATACCCAAGTATTCAGCTTGAGTTTCAGTCAAAGTAGTCAATTTAGCACCCAAGTGGTCCAAGTGACATCTGGCAACAGTTTCATCCAAAACTTTTGGTAACAAGTGTACACCAACATCG from Candida albicans SC5314 chromosome 5, complete sequence encodes the following:
- the MRV8 gene encoding Mrv8p (Protein of unknown function; Spider biofilm induced), with translation MSTARVYIGVFFRFFQFVGNVGCFATSVNTLRPYNAFILTVTVLNFIYNCYIWFGVPIIGGLKAYNGILLGGEISFFFLYIGSSMFQAFAGYTDDWTEDDFGFSFNPYCYYASWAIGVICAALYIITFIMYVCWGLIPASRYGFSTGFCERPPFKFGCLVFDKSQVDHNCEDNNDIDLESMQHSTSNNTGTKQNEVEKQESIVF
- a CDS encoding uncharacterized protein (Has domain(s) with predicted RNA binding, ribonuclease T2 activity), producing MKYSILAILAHLLTNIKATQEVFTLSDLPPDSCPIDSPISCSKNAQELENVNSCCYESPAGVILLTQFWDYNPATGPDNLFTQHGLWGNMCSYGYPQFCDPSLEINPNGEIIRSIIVDQFGDEELYNNMSYSWKDYHGKDSSFWAHEYNKHGTCFSTIKPSCYLSNTPKNQNLYDFFRIAIGLFNKLPTYDWLAEAGIVPTNSKTYSLSEIQSALNDKFGANVFIKCDYNHAINEIWYYHHVKGSLLQHNFLPIDSVAHTNCPSTGIKYPPKGKVAHPTLTTKTTTGTSTTIHNPTGIPARSYVHLSGKSGCLISNGKWYTSGTCATYHFKKTIDDSNIEIRSSKGICGINGNEEFTCSRAVSGGTDFQIKDGKIGYQDKFDWCFGSTTGSGSTAQTSVKLADGSCDSFQLLI